From the genome of Papaver somniferum cultivar HN1 chromosome 2, ASM357369v1, whole genome shotgun sequence, one region includes:
- the LOC113349236 gene encoding proteasome assembly chaperone 3-like — translation MDRQCHSSTNFPVPHKKMSVDIKGIKTDIITSVYDEHILVLATQIGAMGTILHARKEEGMAIHPTFSVSVIFGKRDEPMLVACARQLIEQISSSGSPRTLLLSLGLKDHSLDTLKTIISSVTENRLW, via the exons ATGGATCGTCAATGTCATTCTAGTACTAATTTTCCAGTTCCTCACAAAAAGATGTCTGTAGATATCAAG GGAATTAAAACGGATATAATAACATCCGTCTATGACGAGCATATTCTA GTGCTTGCGACTCAGATTGGAGCTATGGGAACGATACTGCATGCAAG GAAAGAAGAAGGGATGGCTATTCATCCAACTTTCAGTGTGTCAGTAATTTTCGGCAAGCGAGATGAG CCAATGCTAGTGGCATGTGCGCGTCAGCTAATCGAACAGATAAG TAGCTCTGGGTCTCCCAGGACATTACTGCTCTCTCTTGGTCTCAAAGATCACTCACTG GATACATTGAAAACCATTATTTCCTCTGTAACTGAGAATCGCCTCTGGTAG
- the LOC113354002 gene encoding nicotianamine synthase-like, which produces MGSLGSLVSCDQEVLVQNVCEIYDNLSTLKSLKPSKDVDTLFTRLVLTCMPPSPIDVTKLPGKVQGIRSKLIRLCGEAEGLLESHFSALLGSYDIPLDHISMFPYYTNYIKLGRLEYTIMSNYITNANPSDIAFIGSGPLPLTSIVLASNHLKTTTFHNYDIDRSANALASNLVAADPDLSERMLFHDTDIMDVTTGLSDYEVVFLAALVGLNKEDKRKVIDHLAKHMAPGSLLMLRSAHGARGFLYPIVEPSDLPGFEVLAVFHPMDDVINSVIVARKSKDKYQY; this is translated from the coding sequence ATGGGTTCATTGGGTTCATTGGTTTCTTGTGATCAAGAAGTGTTAGTACAAAATGTTTGTGAGATCTACGACAACCTATCAACCTTGAAGAGCCTCAAACCTTCAAAAGATGTTGACACTCTTTTCACTCGACTTGTCTTAACTTGTATGCCACCATCTCCAATTGATGTCACCAAATTACCAGGAAAAGTTCAAGGAATCCGTTCCAAACTCATTCGTCTCTGTGGAGAAGCTGAGGGTCTCTTAGAATCTCACTTCTCAGCGCTGTTAGGTTCTTATGATATCCCACTTGAtcatattagcatgtttccgtaCTACACCAATTACATCAAACTTGGCCGTCTTGAATATACTATAATGAGCAATTATATCACAAATGCAAACCCAAGTGACATCGCTTTCATCGGATCCGGACCTCTCCCTCTCACGTCGATAGTATTGGCTTCAAACCACCTGAAAACCACTACGTTTCACAATTATGATATCGACAGATCAGCCAATGCTCTGGCTTCTAACTTGGTAGCTGCAGATCCTGACTTGTCCGAGCGTATGTTATTTCATGATACTGATATTATGGATGTTACAACTGGTTTAAGTGACTATGAAGTCGTTTTCTTAGCTGCTTTGGTTGGTTTGAACAAAGAAGATAAACGCAAAGTTATTGATCATCTAGCTAAGCACATGGCACCAGGGTCCTTATTAATGTTGAGGAGTGCTCATGGTGCTCGTGGTTTTCTATACCCAATTGTCGAGCCCAGTGATTTACCAGGTTTCGAGGTTCTTGCTGTTTTTCATCCGATGGACGATGTGATAAATTCGGTCATTGTTGCACGTAAAAGCAAGGATAAGTACCAGTACTAG